A region of Clostridium acetobutylicum ATCC 824 DNA encodes the following proteins:
- a CDS encoding putative holin-like toxin: MSNDTLMLLFQAGLFLIALLTFIVLLIEKILNFKDNF; this comes from the coding sequence ATGAGTAACGATACTTTAATGTTACTATTTCAGGCAGGATTATTTTTAATAGCACTATTAACATTTATAGTGTTACTTATAGAAAAAATTTTAAATTTCAAAGATAATTTTTAG
- a CDS encoding Rrf2 family transcriptional regulator, producing the protein MKFSVGVEYALHCLLYMVNAEEGKSVGIRDLATFQGISETYLSKVYAKLSKSGIIKSIPGVKGGYALARSAEEITFWDVVEALEGSESFFQCAEIRQNNILLDKNNLPDTHTKCPCLIKVVMVEAEDEMRKYLRNKTLAWLYNEVYNKILPKDMEKATIEWFNNAKSR; encoded by the coding sequence ATGAAATTTTCAGTTGGAGTTGAATATGCATTACATTGCTTATTATATATGGTAAACGCAGAAGAAGGTAAATCTGTGGGAATAAGGGATTTAGCAACATTTCAAGGCATATCAGAAACTTATTTATCAAAAGTATATGCAAAATTAAGTAAGTCGGGGATAATAAAATCTATACCAGGTGTAAAAGGTGGTTATGCATTAGCTCGTAGTGCCGAAGAGATAACATTTTGGGATGTTGTTGAAGCATTAGAGGGAAGTGAATCATTTTTTCAATGTGCAGAAATTAGACAAAATAATATATTATTAGATAAGAATAATTTACCAGATACACATACCAAATGTCCTTGTTTAATAAAAGTTGTAATGGTAGAGGCAGAAGATGAAATGAGAAAATACCTAAGAAATAAGACCCTTGCATGGTTATATAATGAGGTATATAATAAGATACTTCCGAAAGATATGGAGAAAGCAACAATCGAATGGTTTAATAATGCTAAGTCAAGGTAA